One window of the Zea mays cultivar B73 chromosome 3, Zm-B73-REFERENCE-NAM-5.0, whole genome shotgun sequence genome contains the following:
- the LOC103651077 gene encoding probable leucine-rich repeat receptor-like protein kinase At5g49770 isoform X3 encodes MSANQLSGQIPVSPGLDQLVNTRHFHFSENQLTGPMSESLFSDKMNLIHVIFNNNNFTGPIPASLGQVKSLQIIRLDHNQFSGPVPNSITTLSNLMEVSIANNLLNGTVPDLTNLTQLDYVDLSNNNFASSPAPGWFSTLRSLNTIFMDHGELNGTIPSAMFSLPNLQQVSLARNSFSGKLNMTGNISSQLQVVNLTSNQIIEANVTGYSNTLILTENPVCLDNTSLCKLKQKQQASYATNLGPCAAIPCPFDQSASPVTSQNCACTSPIQGLMIFQAPAFSDVISPTMFQIVESTLMQNLSLAPRSVAISNVQFSQGNPLTFIVSIFPASGTSFNRSEVIRIISPLVNQTYKAPPNFGPYSFIANTYFTVPSNKKPSMGKAAIIGISIGGVVLILGLVAVATYALRQKRIAKEAVERTTNPFASWGAGGTDNGDAPQLKGARYFPFEELKKCTNNFSETQEIGSGGYGKVYKGRLANGQIAAIKRAQQGSMQGAAEFKNEIELLSRVHHKNLVSLVGFCYEQGEQMLVYEYIPYGTLRENLMGKRGVNLDWKNRLRIAIGSAKGLAYLHELADPPIIHRDIKSTNILLDESLNAKVADFGLSKLVSDTQKGHVSTQVKGTLGYLDPEYYMTQQLSEKSDVYSFGVVLLELVTASQPIEKGRYIVREIRTAIDQYDQEYYGLKGLIDPKIRDSAKLIGFRRFIQLAMECVEESAVDRPTMNDVVKELEIIIQNEGAQLLNSASLSVEQFGNEKRRDPYAEHLPMNDESSSSTFDYNSGYSYSAVQPK; translated from the exons ATGTCAGCAAATCAGTTGTCAGGACAAATACCAGTTTCTCCAGGGTTGGATCAACTTGTCAACACGAGGCATTT CCACTTCAGTGAGAACCAGTTGACAGGCCCGATGAGCGAAAGCCTTTTCAGTGATAAGATGAACCTTATACATGT GATATTTAATAATAACAACTTTACTGGGCCAATCCCAGCATCTCTTGGACAAgtcaaatcacttcaaataat CCGACTAGATCATAACCAATTCAGTGGTCCAGTTCCCAACAGTATTACCACCCTAAGTAACCTCATGGAAGT GAGCATAGCAAACAACCTACTGAACGGGACCGTGCCGGATCTCACTAATCTAACTCAGCTAGATTATGT AGACCTAAGCAATAATAACTTTGCAAGCTCGCCAGCACCAGGATGGTTTTCAACATTGAGATCCTTAAATACCAT ATTTATGGATCATGGTGAACTTAATGGGACAATCCCTAGTGCTATGTTCAGTCTCCCCAACCTGCAGCAAGT ATCATTAGCTAGGAACTCATTCAGTGGGAAACTTAATATGACAGGTAACATCAGCTCACAGTTGCAGGTTGTTAACTTGACATCTAATCAAATCATCGAAGCGAATGTAACAGGCTACAGCAACACCCTTAT ATTAACAGAGAATCCTGTATGTTTAGACAACACTAGTTTATGCAAACTCAAGCAAAAGCAGCAAGCGTCATATGCCACTAACCTTGGCCCATGTGCTGCCATTCCATGCCCCTTTGATCAGTCAGCAAGTCCAGTCACTTCACAGAACTGTGCATGCACCAGTCCCATTCAGGGTCTGATGATCTTCCAAGCACCCGCCTTCTCTGATGTCATAAGCCCCACAATGTTCCAAATTGTGGAGTCAACACTTATGCAGAATCTTAGCCTGGCACCAAGATCAGTTGCCATTTCCAATGTTCAATTCAGCCAAGGAAACCCTCTAACATTCATAGTGAGTATTTTTCCGGCCAGTGGAACGAGCTTCAATCGCTCAGAAGTCATAAGAATCATTTCTCCTCTGGTCAACCAAACTTATAAAGCCCCACCCAATTTTGGACCATACAGCTTCATAGCGAACACATACTTTACAG TTCCCAGCAATAAGAAGCCCTCGATGGGCAAGGCTGCAATAATTGGAATATCAATTGGGGGTGTTGTCCTTATTCTTGGCCTTGTTGCAGTAGCAACATATGCTCTACGACAGAAAAGGATAGCCAAGGAGGCAGTAGAGCGAACTACAAATCCTTTCG CATCATGGGGAGCTGGTGGGACAGACAACGGAGATGCACCACAATTGAAGGGTGCAAGATACTTTCCATTCGAGGAACTGAAAAAATGCACCAATAATTTCTCAGAAACTCAGGAGATAGGGTCTGGAGGATATGGGAAG GTGTACAAAGGAAGACTTGCAAACGGGCAAATAGCTGCAATAAAACGTGCACAGCAAGGGTCCATGCAAGGTGCAGCTGAATTCAAGAATGAGATAGAACTGCTGTCCAGGGTTCATCACAAGAACCTAGTGAGCCTAGTGGGTTTCTGCTACGAACAAGGGGAACAGATGTTGGTTTATGAATATATTCCTTATGGGACACTAAGGGAGAACTTGATGG GTAAAAGAGGAGTGAACTTAGATTGGAAGAACCGCCTCAGGATTGCCATTGGCTCAGCAAAAGGTCTAGCATACCTCCATGAACTTGCTGATCCACCAATCATACACAGAGATATCAAATCAACCAATATCCTTTTGGATGAAAGTCTCAATGCTAAGGTTGCCGATTTTGGTCTTTCAAAACTTGTGTCTGACACACAAAAGGGTCATGTTTCTACCCAAGTGAAGGGAACATTG GGCTATTTGGATCCTGAGTATTACATGACGCAACAGCTCTCTGAGAAGAGTGATGTCTACAGCTTTGGAGTTGTCCTGCTAGAACTAGTAACTGCTAGCCAGCCCATAGAGAAAGGCAGGTATATTGTCCGTGAGATCAGGACAGCAATAGATCAATATGATCAAGAATACTATGGCTTGAAGGGCCTAATCGATCCAAAAATCAGGGATTCAGCTAAATTAATTGGCTTCAGGAGATTTATACAGTTGGCTATGGAATGTGTGGAAGAGTCTGCTGTTGACCGCCcaacaatgaatgatgtggtaaaggAACTTGAGATCATCATACAGAATGAAGGGGCACAATTGTTAAACTCAGCGTCTTTATCAGTTGAACAATTTGGAAATGAAAAGAGACGAGATCCTTATGCAGAACATTTGCCTATGAAtgatgaaagcagcagcagcacTTTTGACTACAACAGTGGGTATTCATACTCAGCTGTTCAACCAAAGTAG
- the LOC103651077 gene encoding probable leucine-rich repeat receptor-like protein kinase At5g49770 isoform X2 — translation MALMNNWQNEPPSWTGSTDPCTSWVGISCSNGRVTEMRLTGMNLQGTLSNTIGQLSALKYLDLSNNQNLGGPLTPNIGNLKQLTVLILLGCTFTGNIPKEIGNLSQLTFLALNSNKFTGGIPPTLGLLSNLFWLDMSANQLSGQIPVSPGLDQLVNTRHFHFSENQLTGPMSESLFSDKMNLIHVIFNNNNFTGPIPASLGQVKSLQIIRLDHNQFSGPVPNSITTLSNLMEVSIANNLLNGTVPDLTNLTQLDYVDLSNNNFASSPAPGWFSTLRSLNTIFMDHGELNGTIPSAMFSLPNLQQVSLARNSFSGKLNMTGNISSQLQVVNLTSNQIIEANVTGYSNTLILTENPVCLDNTSLCKLKQKQQASYATNLGPCAAIPCPFDQSASPVTSQNCACTSPIQGLMIFQAPAFSDVISPTMFQIVESTLMQNLSLAPRSVAISNVQFSQGNPLTFIVSIFPASGTSFNRSEVIRIISPLVNQTYKAPPNFGPYSFIANTYFTVPSNKKPSMGKAAIIGISIGGVVLILGLVAVATYALRQKRIAKEAVERTTNPFASWGAGGTDNGDAPQLKGARYFPFEELKKCTNNFSETQEIGSGGYGKVYKGRLANGQIAAIKRAQQGSMQGAAEFKNEIELLSRVHHKNLVSLVGFCYEQGEQMLVYEYIPYGTLRENLMGKRGVNLDWKNRLRIAIGSAKGLAYLHELADPPIIHRDIKSTNILLDESLNAKVADFGLSKLVSDTQKGHVSTQVKGTLGYLDPEYYMTQQLSEKSDVYSFGVVLLELVTASQPIEKGRYIVREIRTAIDQYDQEYYGLKGLIDPKIRDSAKLIGFRRFIQLAMECVEESAVDRPTMNDVVKELEIIIQNEGAQLLNSASLSVEQFGNEKRRDPYAEHLPMNDESSSSTFDYNSGYSYSAVQPK, via the exons GGATCTGTCTAATAACCAAAATCTCGGGGGTCCACTTACTCCAAATATTGGAAATCTGAAGCAGCTCACCGTTCT GATTTTGCTTGGATGCACGTTCACAGGGAATATCCCGAAAGAAATAGGCAACTTGTCACAGCTCACATTCCT GGCACTAAACTCAAATAAATTCACTGGTGGAATTCCTCCAACACTTGGCCTTCTTTCAAATCTTTTCTGGTTGGACATGTCAGCAAATCAGTTGTCAGGACAAATACCAGTTTCTCCAGGGTTGGATCAACTTGTCAACACGAGGCATTT CCACTTCAGTGAGAACCAGTTGACAGGCCCGATGAGCGAAAGCCTTTTCAGTGATAAGATGAACCTTATACATGT GATATTTAATAATAACAACTTTACTGGGCCAATCCCAGCATCTCTTGGACAAgtcaaatcacttcaaataat CCGACTAGATCATAACCAATTCAGTGGTCCAGTTCCCAACAGTATTACCACCCTAAGTAACCTCATGGAAGT GAGCATAGCAAACAACCTACTGAACGGGACCGTGCCGGATCTCACTAATCTAACTCAGCTAGATTATGT AGACCTAAGCAATAATAACTTTGCAAGCTCGCCAGCACCAGGATGGTTTTCAACATTGAGATCCTTAAATACCAT ATTTATGGATCATGGTGAACTTAATGGGACAATCCCTAGTGCTATGTTCAGTCTCCCCAACCTGCAGCAAGT ATCATTAGCTAGGAACTCATTCAGTGGGAAACTTAATATGACAGGTAACATCAGCTCACAGTTGCAGGTTGTTAACTTGACATCTAATCAAATCATCGAAGCGAATGTAACAGGCTACAGCAACACCCTTAT ATTAACAGAGAATCCTGTATGTTTAGACAACACTAGTTTATGCAAACTCAAGCAAAAGCAGCAAGCGTCATATGCCACTAACCTTGGCCCATGTGCTGCCATTCCATGCCCCTTTGATCAGTCAGCAAGTCCAGTCACTTCACAGAACTGTGCATGCACCAGTCCCATTCAGGGTCTGATGATCTTCCAAGCACCCGCCTTCTCTGATGTCATAAGCCCCACAATGTTCCAAATTGTGGAGTCAACACTTATGCAGAATCTTAGCCTGGCACCAAGATCAGTTGCCATTTCCAATGTTCAATTCAGCCAAGGAAACCCTCTAACATTCATAGTGAGTATTTTTCCGGCCAGTGGAACGAGCTTCAATCGCTCAGAAGTCATAAGAATCATTTCTCCTCTGGTCAACCAAACTTATAAAGCCCCACCCAATTTTGGACCATACAGCTTCATAGCGAACACATACTTTACAG TTCCCAGCAATAAGAAGCCCTCGATGGGCAAGGCTGCAATAATTGGAATATCAATTGGGGGTGTTGTCCTTATTCTTGGCCTTGTTGCAGTAGCAACATATGCTCTACGACAGAAAAGGATAGCCAAGGAGGCAGTAGAGCGAACTACAAATCCTTTCG CATCATGGGGAGCTGGTGGGACAGACAACGGAGATGCACCACAATTGAAGGGTGCAAGATACTTTCCATTCGAGGAACTGAAAAAATGCACCAATAATTTCTCAGAAACTCAGGAGATAGGGTCTGGAGGATATGGGAAG GTGTACAAAGGAAGACTTGCAAACGGGCAAATAGCTGCAATAAAACGTGCACAGCAAGGGTCCATGCAAGGTGCAGCTGAATTCAAGAATGAGATAGAACTGCTGTCCAGGGTTCATCACAAGAACCTAGTGAGCCTAGTGGGTTTCTGCTACGAACAAGGGGAACAGATGTTGGTTTATGAATATATTCCTTATGGGACACTAAGGGAGAACTTGATGG GTAAAAGAGGAGTGAACTTAGATTGGAAGAACCGCCTCAGGATTGCCATTGGCTCAGCAAAAGGTCTAGCATACCTCCATGAACTTGCTGATCCACCAATCATACACAGAGATATCAAATCAACCAATATCCTTTTGGATGAAAGTCTCAATGCTAAGGTTGCCGATTTTGGTCTTTCAAAACTTGTGTCTGACACACAAAAGGGTCATGTTTCTACCCAAGTGAAGGGAACATTG GGCTATTTGGATCCTGAGTATTACATGACGCAACAGCTCTCTGAGAAGAGTGATGTCTACAGCTTTGGAGTTGTCCTGCTAGAACTAGTAACTGCTAGCCAGCCCATAGAGAAAGGCAGGTATATTGTCCGTGAGATCAGGACAGCAATAGATCAATATGATCAAGAATACTATGGCTTGAAGGGCCTAATCGATCCAAAAATCAGGGATTCAGCTAAATTAATTGGCTTCAGGAGATTTATACAGTTGGCTATGGAATGTGTGGAAGAGTCTGCTGTTGACCGCCcaacaatgaatgatgtggtaaaggAACTTGAGATCATCATACAGAATGAAGGGGCACAATTGTTAAACTCAGCGTCTTTATCAGTTGAACAATTTGGAAATGAAAAGAGACGAGATCCTTATGCAGAACATTTGCCTATGAAtgatgaaagcagcagcagcacTTTTGACTACAACAGTGGGTATTCATACTCAGCTGTTCAACCAAAGTAG
- the LOC103651077 gene encoding probable leucine-rich repeat receptor-like protein kinase At5g49770 isoform X1 has protein sequence MAAMQQLLLLFLLLVYLRPSFGQTNPQDVAALQALMNNWQNEPPSWTGSTDPCTSWVGISCSNGRVTEMRLTGMNLQGTLSNTIGQLSALKYLDLSNNQNLGGPLTPNIGNLKQLTVLILLGCTFTGNIPKEIGNLSQLTFLALNSNKFTGGIPPTLGLLSNLFWLDMSANQLSGQIPVSPGLDQLVNTRHFHFSENQLTGPMSESLFSDKMNLIHVIFNNNNFTGPIPASLGQVKSLQIIRLDHNQFSGPVPNSITTLSNLMEVSIANNLLNGTVPDLTNLTQLDYVDLSNNNFASSPAPGWFSTLRSLNTIFMDHGELNGTIPSAMFSLPNLQQVSLARNSFSGKLNMTGNISSQLQVVNLTSNQIIEANVTGYSNTLILTENPVCLDNTSLCKLKQKQQASYATNLGPCAAIPCPFDQSASPVTSQNCACTSPIQGLMIFQAPAFSDVISPTMFQIVESTLMQNLSLAPRSVAISNVQFSQGNPLTFIVSIFPASGTSFNRSEVIRIISPLVNQTYKAPPNFGPYSFIANTYFTVPSNKKPSMGKAAIIGISIGGVVLILGLVAVATYALRQKRIAKEAVERTTNPFASWGAGGTDNGDAPQLKGARYFPFEELKKCTNNFSETQEIGSGGYGKVYKGRLANGQIAAIKRAQQGSMQGAAEFKNEIELLSRVHHKNLVSLVGFCYEQGEQMLVYEYIPYGTLRENLMGKRGVNLDWKNRLRIAIGSAKGLAYLHELADPPIIHRDIKSTNILLDESLNAKVADFGLSKLVSDTQKGHVSTQVKGTLGYLDPEYYMTQQLSEKSDVYSFGVVLLELVTASQPIEKGRYIVREIRTAIDQYDQEYYGLKGLIDPKIRDSAKLIGFRRFIQLAMECVEESAVDRPTMNDVVKELEIIIQNEGAQLLNSASLSVEQFGNEKRRDPYAEHLPMNDESSSSTFDYNSGYSYSAVQPK, from the exons GGATCTGTCTAATAACCAAAATCTCGGGGGTCCACTTACTCCAAATATTGGAAATCTGAAGCAGCTCACCGTTCT GATTTTGCTTGGATGCACGTTCACAGGGAATATCCCGAAAGAAATAGGCAACTTGTCACAGCTCACATTCCT GGCACTAAACTCAAATAAATTCACTGGTGGAATTCCTCCAACACTTGGCCTTCTTTCAAATCTTTTCTGGTTGGACATGTCAGCAAATCAGTTGTCAGGACAAATACCAGTTTCTCCAGGGTTGGATCAACTTGTCAACACGAGGCATTT CCACTTCAGTGAGAACCAGTTGACAGGCCCGATGAGCGAAAGCCTTTTCAGTGATAAGATGAACCTTATACATGT GATATTTAATAATAACAACTTTACTGGGCCAATCCCAGCATCTCTTGGACAAgtcaaatcacttcaaataat CCGACTAGATCATAACCAATTCAGTGGTCCAGTTCCCAACAGTATTACCACCCTAAGTAACCTCATGGAAGT GAGCATAGCAAACAACCTACTGAACGGGACCGTGCCGGATCTCACTAATCTAACTCAGCTAGATTATGT AGACCTAAGCAATAATAACTTTGCAAGCTCGCCAGCACCAGGATGGTTTTCAACATTGAGATCCTTAAATACCAT ATTTATGGATCATGGTGAACTTAATGGGACAATCCCTAGTGCTATGTTCAGTCTCCCCAACCTGCAGCAAGT ATCATTAGCTAGGAACTCATTCAGTGGGAAACTTAATATGACAGGTAACATCAGCTCACAGTTGCAGGTTGTTAACTTGACATCTAATCAAATCATCGAAGCGAATGTAACAGGCTACAGCAACACCCTTAT ATTAACAGAGAATCCTGTATGTTTAGACAACACTAGTTTATGCAAACTCAAGCAAAAGCAGCAAGCGTCATATGCCACTAACCTTGGCCCATGTGCTGCCATTCCATGCCCCTTTGATCAGTCAGCAAGTCCAGTCACTTCACAGAACTGTGCATGCACCAGTCCCATTCAGGGTCTGATGATCTTCCAAGCACCCGCCTTCTCTGATGTCATAAGCCCCACAATGTTCCAAATTGTGGAGTCAACACTTATGCAGAATCTTAGCCTGGCACCAAGATCAGTTGCCATTTCCAATGTTCAATTCAGCCAAGGAAACCCTCTAACATTCATAGTGAGTATTTTTCCGGCCAGTGGAACGAGCTTCAATCGCTCAGAAGTCATAAGAATCATTTCTCCTCTGGTCAACCAAACTTATAAAGCCCCACCCAATTTTGGACCATACAGCTTCATAGCGAACACATACTTTACAG TTCCCAGCAATAAGAAGCCCTCGATGGGCAAGGCTGCAATAATTGGAATATCAATTGGGGGTGTTGTCCTTATTCTTGGCCTTGTTGCAGTAGCAACATATGCTCTACGACAGAAAAGGATAGCCAAGGAGGCAGTAGAGCGAACTACAAATCCTTTCG CATCATGGGGAGCTGGTGGGACAGACAACGGAGATGCACCACAATTGAAGGGTGCAAGATACTTTCCATTCGAGGAACTGAAAAAATGCACCAATAATTTCTCAGAAACTCAGGAGATAGGGTCTGGAGGATATGGGAAG GTGTACAAAGGAAGACTTGCAAACGGGCAAATAGCTGCAATAAAACGTGCACAGCAAGGGTCCATGCAAGGTGCAGCTGAATTCAAGAATGAGATAGAACTGCTGTCCAGGGTTCATCACAAGAACCTAGTGAGCCTAGTGGGTTTCTGCTACGAACAAGGGGAACAGATGTTGGTTTATGAATATATTCCTTATGGGACACTAAGGGAGAACTTGATGG GTAAAAGAGGAGTGAACTTAGATTGGAAGAACCGCCTCAGGATTGCCATTGGCTCAGCAAAAGGTCTAGCATACCTCCATGAACTTGCTGATCCACCAATCATACACAGAGATATCAAATCAACCAATATCCTTTTGGATGAAAGTCTCAATGCTAAGGTTGCCGATTTTGGTCTTTCAAAACTTGTGTCTGACACACAAAAGGGTCATGTTTCTACCCAAGTGAAGGGAACATTG GGCTATTTGGATCCTGAGTATTACATGACGCAACAGCTCTCTGAGAAGAGTGATGTCTACAGCTTTGGAGTTGTCCTGCTAGAACTAGTAACTGCTAGCCAGCCCATAGAGAAAGGCAGGTATATTGTCCGTGAGATCAGGACAGCAATAGATCAATATGATCAAGAATACTATGGCTTGAAGGGCCTAATCGATCCAAAAATCAGGGATTCAGCTAAATTAATTGGCTTCAGGAGATTTATACAGTTGGCTATGGAATGTGTGGAAGAGTCTGCTGTTGACCGCCcaacaatgaatgatgtggtaaaggAACTTGAGATCATCATACAGAATGAAGGGGCACAATTGTTAAACTCAGCGTCTTTATCAGTTGAACAATTTGGAAATGAAAAGAGACGAGATCCTTATGCAGAACATTTGCCTATGAAtgatgaaagcagcagcagcacTTTTGACTACAACAGTGGGTATTCATACTCAGCTGTTCAACCAAAGTAG